One Aegilops tauschii subsp. strangulata cultivar AL8/78 chromosome 7, Aet v6.0, whole genome shotgun sequence genomic window carries:
- the LOC109766153 gene encoding uncharacterized protein — protein sequence MLQQLQQQRGKWGLRGYTQKEDLSGSDDEDDGEDEDDDEDEYEDEDGEEVEQGGNKMMLLVVQQQKHQQGGRGAHAYNNREEDFGSSDDEDDDDEEQGGHKMMMLMLEEPQQHKGARQREYHSCRRCGKQQCRCANLRRAY from the coding sequence ATGTTGCAGCAACTGCAGCAGCAGAGGGGCAAGTGGGGCCTCAGGGGCTACACCCAGAAGGAGGACTTGAGTGGCTCCGACGATGAGGATGAcggtgaggacgaggacgacgatgAGGACGAGTACGAAGATGAGGACGGCGAAGAGGTGGAGCAGGGGGGCAACAAGATGATGTTGTTAGTGGTGCAACAACAGAAGCATCAGCAGGGGGGCAGGGGGGCCCACGCGTACAACAACCGGGAGGAGGACTTCGGCAGCTCCGACGACGAGgatgacgacgacgaggagcagGGAGGCCACAAGATGATGATGCTGATGCTAGAAGAGCCGCAGCAGCACAAGGGGGCCCGCCAGCGGGAGTATCACTCCTGCCGTAGGTGCGGCAAACAGCAGTGCAGGTGCGCCAACCTCAGGCGCGCCTACTGA